In a single window of the Chryseobacterium culicis genome:
- a CDS encoding MFS transporter, which produces MSNYSKQTNWAQFIPLVTVFFFWGFVAASNDILIPVFQKAFNLSQTESMLVQICFYVAYTVGSLIYMIVSKSLKQDLINKIGYKNGLIVGLLISALGTLLFYPAANMHSFPLMISGLFIVGLGFSLQQIVANPLAIEVGPTETGSQRLTMAGGINNLGTTIGPLIVAFAIFGSASAANTEASIESVKIPYLILGAAFALVALMLKFSSLPAVTPTNTEDTDDTTPGEHRKSAFQYPQLVMGMIAIFVYVGVEVSTASNLPAYMEKNLGFETKDVAPYISLYWASLMIGRWTGAVEAFDVNAGFKKVLRFLAPYLAFGVFLFVNALAHHDLSPFYVYGFIIIAMIICDILSKGNPARMLLIFSLAGITALLIGMFTTGMVSVYAFTSVGLFCSTLWPCIFALAINGLGKHTNQGSGYLIMMIMGGGIVSFIQGYIADLTNIHFSYIVGVVCFAYLAFYAIRVSGILKAQGIDLDKVSKGNGH; this is translated from the coding sequence ATGTCAAATTATTCTAAACAAACCAATTGGGCACAATTCATTCCGTTGGTTACTGTATTCTTCTTTTGGGGATTTGTAGCAGCCAGTAATGATATTCTGATCCCCGTTTTTCAAAAAGCCTTCAATCTATCTCAAACTGAAAGTATGCTGGTGCAGATATGCTTTTATGTAGCGTATACTGTAGGTTCTTTAATTTATATGATTGTATCAAAGAGTCTGAAACAGGATTTGATCAACAAAATCGGGTATAAAAACGGCCTTATTGTAGGACTTTTGATTTCCGCATTGGGAACCTTACTGTTCTACCCTGCCGCCAATATGCATTCTTTCCCTTTAATGATCTCCGGATTATTTATTGTAGGTTTAGGATTCTCTCTTCAACAGATTGTTGCCAATCCGCTTGCGATTGAGGTAGGTCCTACAGAAACAGGATCTCAGAGGTTAACGATGGCCGGGGGAATCAACAACCTAGGAACAACCATCGGGCCGCTTATCGTGGCATTTGCCATTTTTGGTTCTGCAAGTGCTGCCAATACAGAAGCAAGTATAGAAAGTGTAAAAATACCTTACTTGATATTGGGAGCAGCCTTTGCGCTTGTAGCTTTAATGCTTAAATTTTCTTCTCTTCCTGCTGTAACTCCTACTAACACTGAGGATACAGATGACACAACTCCGGGAGAGCACAGAAAATCAGCATTCCAGTACCCTCAATTGGTAATGGGAATGATCGCAATCTTCGTATATGTAGGAGTAGAAGTTTCTACGGCAAGTAACCTTCCTGCCTATATGGAAAAAAATCTAGGATTTGAAACAAAAGATGTCGCTCCCTATATCTCTCTATACTGGGCATCATTAATGATTGGCCGTTGGACAGGTGCTGTAGAAGCATTTGATGTAAACGCAGGATTCAAAAAGGTCTTAAGATTCTTAGCGCCTTATCTTGCATTTGGAGTATTTTTATTTGTAAATGCACTTGCTCATCATGATCTTTCTCCGTTCTATGTATATGGATTTATCATTATTGCAATGATTATCTGTGATATTTTAAGTAAAGGAAATCCGGCAAGAATGCTTCTTATCTTCTCTTTAGCAGGGATCACAGCTTTACTAATAGGAATGTTCACAACAGGAATGGTATCTGTATATGCATTCACCAGTGTAGGTCTTTTCTGCTCTACTCTATGGCCATGTATTTTCGCATTGGCGATTAACGGACTTGGAAAACACACCAATCAAGGTTCAGGATATCTTATTATGATGATTATGGGTGGAGGTATTGTAAGTTTTATACAAGGATATATTGCCGATCTTACGAATATTCATTTCAGTTATATCGTAGGGGTTGTTTGTTTTGCTTATCTTGCATTCTATGCAATCCGTGTAAGTGGAATTCTGAAGGCTCAGGGCATTGATCTGGATAAAGTATCTAAAGGTAATGGTCATTAA
- a CDS encoding lysophospholipid acyltransferase family protein, protein MTKILNYLWRFWLLLLAFFLTVGIGIPVYILSFNKKHYKYGYKLVRLWCFGMFYGMGFRYDLTNLSEQKKDRNIPYVFISNHTSIMDIMLVCILFPDHPICFVGKKELVKIPIFGTIYKRICVMVDRASAKSRADVYRRCAEKMEEGNSIAIFPEGGVPDDTSVILDDFKDGAFMLSSKHQSPIAVYTFVGLKEMFPFENSKGYPGRVKVYFNGIIEPTDSPKDLKAEAYETIKKTLIRYSVERK, encoded by the coding sequence GTGACAAAAATTTTAAATTATCTCTGGAGATTCTGGCTGCTGCTGTTGGCATTTTTCCTGACAGTGGGTATTGGAATCCCGGTTTATATTTTATCCTTTAATAAAAAGCATTATAAATACGGCTATAAACTTGTCAGACTCTGGTGTTTCGGCATGTTTTACGGGATGGGCTTCAGATATGATCTGACGAACCTTTCGGAACAGAAAAAAGATAGGAACATCCCTTATGTCTTTATCTCCAACCATACGTCCATTATGGATATTATGCTTGTCTGCATCCTGTTTCCCGATCATCCGATTTGTTTTGTAGGAAAAAAAGAACTGGTAAAGATTCCTATTTTTGGAACCATATATAAAAGGATTTGTGTCATGGTAGACCGAGCCAGTGCAAAAAGCCGTGCCGATGTATACCGCAGATGCGCAGAGAAGATGGAGGAAGGCAACAGTATTGCTATTTTTCCTGAAGGCGGTGTACCTGACGACACTTCTGTTATCCTCGATGATTTTAAGGACGGTGCCTTCATGCTGTCTTCAAAACATCAATCTCCTATAGCTGTTTATACCTTTGTGGGACTCAAGGAAATGTTCCCGTTTGAAAACTCAAAAGGCTATCCTGGAAGAGTAAAGGTGTATTTCAATGGAATCATTGAGCCCACAGATTCGCCAAAAGACTTAAAGGCAGAGGCTTATGAGACAATAAAAAAAACCTTAATCAGGTATTCCGTTGAAAGGAAATAG
- a CDS encoding GtrA family protein — protein sequence MKEILLRQKQVLFFIIAGGLSAIIEIGSFKIFSTYLPHFFVKETNFYGIHYPLSNIFSTSCGIITNYFLSIWFVFERGKHSKRKEFAYFMVVSFFSTLLSLGFFQIFYSFIFKDNINLFFYTLSPEMISKIAAILLVSILNYSIKKKVIFNG from the coding sequence ATGAAAGAAATACTCTTACGCCAGAAACAGGTTTTGTTCTTCATCATTGCAGGAGGACTGAGTGCCATTATAGAAATAGGCAGCTTTAAGATTTTCAGCACCTATCTTCCGCACTTCTTTGTAAAGGAAACCAACTTCTATGGGATACATTATCCTTTAAGTAATATTTTTTCTACCAGCTGCGGGATTATTACCAACTACTTTCTGAGTATCTGGTTTGTATTTGAAAGGGGAAAGCATTCGAAGAGAAAAGAGTTTGCTTATTTTATGGTGGTTTCTTTCTTTTCAACATTACTCAGCTTAGGTTTTTTCCAAATATTCTACAGTTTCATTTTTAAGGATAATATCAATTTATTTTTTTATACCTTGAGCCCGGAAATGATCAGCAAAATTGCAGCAATATTGCTGGTTTCCATTCTGAATTATTCGATAAAGAAGAAAGTAATTTTTAACGGTTAA